Proteins encoded in a region of the Mucilaginibacter sabulilitoris genome:
- the rlmD gene encoding 23S rRNA (uracil(1939)-C(5))-methyltransferase RlmD translates to MNKVAKQKFFEDVRIIDIAEEGKGVGKTDDFVLFVDKAIPGDVADVQVYKSKKNFGEGKIATLKQASEYRVEPFCEHFGTCGGCKWQHMDYKGQLKFKQKSVADALGRIAKIDVGDMMDIVPSPADRYYRNKLEYTFSDKRWLYDGENKEDVTLNMNALGFHIPGRFDKILDVKHCYLQAEPSNDLRNSIRDFVIEQGYSFYNLRNHEGALRNLIVRTSSTGEVMVIVVFAYVSQEEVDKLMNFIDAGFPEITSLLYIINQKKNDTIFDQDVVAFKGPEYIHEEMNGIKFRIGPKSFYQTNSIQALRLYEIARDFAGFKGDELVYDLYTGAGTIANFIAGHVREVVGVEYVPTAIEDAKINSAINNITNTKFYAGDMKDVLVADFVAEHGKPDVIVTDPPRAGMHPDVVNCLMEIEAPKIVYVSCNAATQARDLLVLKEKYDTVKIQPVDMFPHTQHVENVVLLVLRDQG, encoded by the coding sequence ATGAATAAAGTTGCTAAACAGAAGTTTTTTGAGGACGTTCGGATCATTGATATTGCCGAAGAAGGTAAGGGTGTAGGTAAAACCGACGATTTTGTATTATTTGTTGATAAAGCCATCCCCGGCGATGTAGCCGATGTGCAGGTTTACAAAAGCAAAAAGAATTTTGGCGAGGGGAAAATAGCCACACTGAAGCAAGCATCTGAATATCGTGTTGAGCCGTTTTGTGAGCATTTCGGTACCTGTGGAGGTTGTAAATGGCAGCACATGGATTACAAAGGCCAACTAAAATTCAAACAAAAATCTGTGGCCGATGCGCTGGGTCGCATCGCTAAAATAGATGTAGGTGATATGATGGATATCGTCCCGTCTCCGGCCGATCGTTACTATCGCAATAAATTGGAGTACACTTTTTCTGATAAACGCTGGCTTTACGATGGCGAAAATAAGGAAGACGTAACGCTTAATATGAACGCGCTGGGTTTCCATATTCCCGGCAGGTTTGATAAAATACTGGATGTAAAGCATTGCTACCTGCAGGCCGAACCATCAAATGATCTGCGTAACAGCATCCGCGATTTTGTTATTGAGCAGGGTTATTCTTTTTATAACCTGCGTAACCATGAGGGCGCCCTGCGTAACCTTATCGTACGGACCTCGTCAACCGGCGAGGTTATGGTTATTGTAGTTTTTGCTTATGTGAGCCAGGAAGAGGTAGATAAACTGATGAACTTCATCGATGCTGGTTTTCCGGAGATCACGTCGCTGCTGTACATTATCAACCAAAAAAAGAACGACACCATATTTGATCAGGATGTTGTAGCCTTTAAAGGCCCCGAATACATTCACGAAGAAATGAACGGCATAAAATTCCGTATCGGGCCAAAATCATTTTACCAGACTAACAGTATCCAGGCCCTGCGCTTATATGAGATAGCCCGTGATTTTGCGGGCTTTAAAGGCGATGAACTGGTGTATGACCTGTACACCGGAGCCGGAACCATAGCCAACTTTATTGCGGGCCACGTACGCGAAGTTGTTGGGGTAGAATATGTGCCAACCGCTATTGAAGATGCCAAAATTAATTCGGCCATTAACAATATTACCAATACCAAATTTTACGCGGGCGACATGAAAGATGTGCTGGTAGCCGATTTTGTAGCCGAGCACGGCAAACCCGATGTAATCGTCACCGATCCGCCGCGTGCGGGTATGCACCCCGACGTGGTGAACTGCCTGATGGAAATTGAAGCTCCCAAAATTGTATATGTAAGCTGCAATGCCGCAACCCAGGCCCGTGATTTGCTGGTATTAAAAGAAAAATACGACACGGTAAAAATCCAGCCGGTTGACATGTTCCCGCATACCCAGCATGTAGAAAATGTGGTGTTGTTGGTACTGAGAGATCAAGGATAG
- the creD gene encoding cell envelope integrity protein CreD, translated as MIQEEPQKRGLMDWLKESVTIKLIFIGILTLVLLIPSSLVNNLITERSNRQDEMMDDVSDKWSGSQVIKGPVLIIPYKNQVKFIDATQKESTKEVIENLYVLPDNLHIKAGLTTQTLHRGIFDVAVYNSSVKVSGNFSKADLNSLSLTPDQLLLNKARLTFSISDLKGLKNNPVIKAAGQTLSAEPVFDNNSVFGGGLQTNIDLSDTQNNEFTFEYNLDLKGSQGLSFLHLGKTTQVEATGTWNSPSFDGRYLPDERKMDSNGFTASWHMLYYNRPFPQQWINNDTLLSNDKKLGDAVFGIKLRLPVDQYQKTMRTSKYALLIIMLTFISLFLTEVIRKQRIHIFNYVLVGVAMIIYYSLLLSFSEQMGYNWAYLIASVSTIALVSVFIASLLKNKMAALLFAFILAVFYVFIFVIIQLEDLALMIGSIALFIIVGILMYFSRKINWDK; from the coding sequence ATGATTCAGGAAGAACCACAAAAACGCGGACTAATGGATTGGCTCAAGGAGTCGGTAACCATTAAATTAATTTTTATAGGGATATTGACCTTAGTATTGCTTATTCCCTCATCACTTGTTAATAACCTGATTACCGAACGCTCAAACCGACAGGATGAGATGATGGATGATGTGTCTGACAAGTGGTCGGGCAGCCAGGTAATCAAAGGACCGGTACTTATTATTCCTTATAAAAATCAGGTTAAATTTATTGATGCAACACAAAAGGAAAGCACGAAAGAGGTAATTGAAAACCTGTACGTACTGCCCGATAACCTGCATATTAAGGCCGGTTTAACCACGCAAACACTGCATCGCGGTATATTTGATGTTGCCGTTTACAACTCCAGCGTGAAGGTATCGGGTAACTTTTCAAAAGCCGATCTGAATAGTCTTTCCTTAACACCCGACCAGTTATTACTAAACAAAGCCCGGCTCACATTTAGCATAAGCGATTTAAAGGGTTTGAAAAACAATCCCGTTATAAAAGCTGCTGGTCAAACGTTGAGTGCCGAGCCTGTTTTTGATAATAATTCTGTATTTGGAGGTGGACTTCAAACCAATATTGATCTATCGGACACACAAAACAATGAGTTCACATTTGAATACAATCTTGATTTAAAGGGCAGCCAGGGGTTAAGCTTCCTGCATTTAGGCAAAACCACTCAGGTAGAAGCTACCGGAACCTGGAATAGCCCGAGTTTTGATGGCCGTTACCTGCCCGATGAACGTAAAATGGATAGTAATGGCTTTACGGCCAGCTGGCACATGCTGTATTACAACCGGCCTTTTCCGCAGCAATGGATAAATAACGATACCCTGCTCAGTAATGATAAAAAACTGGGTGATGCTGTATTTGGCATAAAACTGCGTTTGCCTGTGGATCAGTATCAAAAAACAATGCGGACCAGTAAATATGCGCTGCTGATCATTATGCTAACCTTTATTTCCTTGTTTTTAACCGAAGTTATCCGCAAGCAAAGGATCCATATATTTAATTACGTGCTGGTTGGTGTGGCCATGATTATTTATTACTCGCTGTTGCTTTCCTTTTCGGAGCAAATGGGCTATAACTGGGCTTACCTGATTGCCTCGGTATCAACCATAGCGCTGGTATCCGTATTCATAGCTTCGTTATTGAAGAATAAAATGGCGGCCTTGCTGTTTGCCTTTATCCTGGCGGTATTCTACGTGTTCATTTTTGTCATCATTCAGCTGGAAGACCTGGCGCTGATGATAGGCAGCATAGCACTGTTTATAATTGTGGGTATCCTGATGTATTTCTCCCGTAAAATAAACTGGGATAAATAA
- a CDS encoding TetR/AcrR family transcriptional regulator — MEADKIKDSIKRAAQDLFRKFGYHKTSVNEIAKKAKIAKATIYKYFDSKEAVLHILLMDYIKASVDDLVEHNAPDIDEEAYLNNLIMKTCRLSYTVCNEFIGWDFIRESTNSQDFLKNLSNELEELLMASFIQLPGIRQHETYQQRLRFLIKCSKSIVFSFAFTSVSDSDVRKNFVSFQKEILPYLVKAAISV, encoded by the coding sequence ATGGAAGCCGATAAAATAAAAGATAGTATAAAACGTGCGGCTCAGGACCTCTTCCGCAAATTCGGTTACCACAAAACCAGCGTTAACGAAATTGCAAAAAAAGCTAAAATAGCTAAGGCTACCATTTACAAGTATTTTGACAGTAAAGAGGCGGTACTGCATATTTTGCTGATGGATTATATTAAAGCCAGCGTTGACGACCTGGTTGAACATAATGCCCCCGATATTGATGAGGAAGCCTATTTAAACAACCTCATCATGAAAACCTGCCGCTTATCGTATACCGTATGTAATGAATTTATAGGCTGGGATTTTATACGCGAATCAACCAATTCACAGGATTTTTTAAAGAATTTGTCCAATGAGCTGGAAGAGTTGCTGATGGCTTCTTTCATACAGCTTCCCGGCATACGCCAGCACGAAACTTATCAGCAACGGTTGCGGTTTTTAATTAAATGCAGCAAAAGCATCGTATTCAGTTTTGCCTTTACATCAGTAAGCGACTCAGACGTGCGTAAGAATTTTGTTTCTTTTCAAAAGGAGATCCTTCCTTATTTGGTAAAGGCTGCTATTTCGGTTTAA
- a CDS encoding Rieske (2Fe-2S) protein — MRKLIIIILTGVCFFSCGKTGDVVPSIPVDYTGQIFSPPLNKLSNGGPPQFIPGYGVAGLVIYKTIRGTYVAYDRCSSYQPEKKCAVNIDDSGLTLVDPCSGSKFSLEDGSPVKAPATKVLRRYQVIQTQFTIEVVN, encoded by the coding sequence ATGAGGAAGCTCATAATCATTATATTAACAGGAGTTTGTTTTTTTTCGTGCGGAAAGACTGGTGATGTAGTGCCGAGCATACCGGTAGATTATACCGGTCAGATCTTTTCGCCACCACTAAATAAGCTTAGTAACGGGGGACCCCCTCAATTTATTCCTGGGTATGGTGTCGCCGGGTTAGTGATCTATAAAACAATCAGGGGAACTTACGTAGCTTACGATAGGTGCAGCAGTTACCAGCCCGAAAAAAAATGCGCCGTTAATATAGATGATAGCGGCCTTACATTGGTTGACCCGTGCAGCGGGTCGAAATTTTCACTGGAGGATGGTTCACCTGTAAAAGCGCCTGCTACTAAAGTACTGCGCAGATATCAGGTAATACAAACCCAGTTCACAATTGAAGTTGTTAATTAA
- the pheS gene encoding phenylalanine--tRNA ligase subunit alpha — MQAQIDQYTAEINAFSPANADELETFRIKFLGTKGIIKDLFEQFKTVGPEEKRTFGKVLNQFKQLAEAKYNELKETGDSGPKAKDQALDLTLPGDDFAVGSRHPLSLVRNEIIDIFKRLGFVVAEGPEIEDDWHNFSALNFPEEHPARDMQDTFFIKKNNGKDDIALRTHTSSVQVRMMEHGKPPFRAIMPGRVYRNEAISARAHCFFHQVEGLYVDENVSFSDLKQTLYHFVQELYGEGTRVRFRPSYFPFTEPSAEMDVSCTICGGSGCNMCKYSGWVEILGCGMVDPNVLENCGIDSKKYTGFAFGMGMERIANLKYVIRDLRLFSENDVRFLKQFQTEML; from the coding sequence ATGCAAGCTCAAATTGACCAATATACTGCCGAAATAAACGCTTTTTCGCCGGCCAACGCCGATGAACTCGAAACGTTCCGCATCAAATTCTTAGGTACCAAAGGAATTATAAAAGATCTTTTTGAGCAGTTTAAAACCGTTGGGCCTGAAGAAAAACGCACCTTTGGTAAAGTGCTTAACCAGTTTAAACAACTGGCCGAGGCAAAATATAACGAGTTAAAGGAAACGGGAGATTCGGGGCCAAAGGCAAAAGACCAGGCGCTTGACCTTACATTGCCCGGTGATGATTTTGCTGTTGGCTCACGCCATCCGCTGTCATTGGTGCGCAACGAGATCATCGATATATTTAAGCGTTTGGGCTTTGTGGTGGCCGAAGGTCCGGAGATTGAGGATGACTGGCATAATTTTTCGGCCCTGAACTTTCCGGAAGAACACCCTGCCCGCGATATGCAGGATACTTTCTTTATAAAAAAGAACAATGGTAAGGATGATATAGCTCTACGTACTCATACATCATCGGTACAGGTACGCATGATGGAACATGGTAAACCGCCATTCCGTGCCATTATGCCCGGCCGCGTTTATCGTAACGAGGCTATATCTGCACGCGCGCATTGCTTTTTTCACCAGGTTGAAGGTTTGTATGTTGATGAAAACGTTTCGTTTTCTGACCTGAAACAAACCCTTTACCACTTTGTGCAGGAATTATATGGCGAAGGTACCAGAGTACGTTTCCGCCCTTCATATTTCCCGTTCACCGAACCATCGGCCGAAATGGATGTGTCATGCACCATTTGCGGTGGCTCGGGATGTAATATGTGTAAATACAGCGGTTGGGTTGAAATTTTAGGCTGTGGTATGGTTGACCCGAACGTTTTGGAAAACTGCGGAATAGACAGTAAAAAATATACGGGCTTTGCCTTTGGCATGGGTATGGAGAGGATAGCCAACCTGAAATATGTTATCCGCGACCTGCGTTTATTTTCAGAGAACGATGTACGCTTCCTGAAACAATTCCAAACAGAAATGTTATGA
- the kbl gene encoding glycine C-acetyltransferase — MYNTLKPVLQQELADIENAGLYKRERIITSAQGADITVQGGKEVINFCANNYLGLSGNPKVIRAAKNVMDTHGYGLSSVRFICGTQDIHKQLEAKISEFLGTEDTILYAAAFDANGGVFEPLFNEQDAIISDELNHASIIDGVRLCKAQRQRYKHDDMADLEEKLKATKDLRHRIIVTDGAFSMDGTIAQLDKICALAEQYNALVMIDESHCSGFMGKTGRGTHEHHNVMGQIDIITGTLGKALGGASGGFTSGRKEIIDMLRQRSRPYLFSNTLAPAITGASIAVLDMLSETTALRDKLESNTRYFRQKMTEAGFDIKPGVHPIVPVMLYDAKLAQEFAAKMLEEGIYVIGFYYPVVPQGKARIRVQISAAHDIHHLDKAIAAFTKVGNELAVIK, encoded by the coding sequence ATGTACAACACGCTAAAGCCAGTTTTACAGCAGGAACTTGCTGATATTGAGAATGCAGGACTATATAAAAGAGAACGCATTATAACATCGGCACAGGGTGCTGATATCACTGTTCAGGGTGGAAAGGAAGTAATAAACTTTTGCGCCAATAATTATCTTGGATTATCCGGTAACCCTAAAGTGATACGAGCTGCTAAAAATGTGATGGATACACACGGATACGGTTTATCATCTGTGCGTTTTATTTGCGGAACGCAGGATATTCACAAACAACTGGAAGCGAAGATCTCCGAATTTTTAGGCACGGAGGATACCATATTATATGCTGCGGCATTTGATGCCAATGGCGGCGTTTTTGAGCCTTTGTTTAATGAACAGGACGCCATCATATCTGATGAATTGAACCACGCTTCTATCATCGACGGTGTACGGTTATGCAAGGCCCAGCGCCAGCGTTACAAACATGATGATATGGCCGATCTGGAAGAAAAGCTGAAAGCGACCAAAGATCTTCGCCACCGTATTATTGTAACCGACGGCGCGTTCAGTATGGACGGAACCATTGCTCAATTAGATAAAATTTGTGCCCTGGCCGAACAATATAATGCTCTGGTGATGATCGACGAAAGTCATTGCTCAGGCTTTATGGGTAAAACCGGTCGCGGTACGCACGAGCATCACAACGTAATGGGGCAAATAGACATTATTACCGGAACTTTAGGTAAAGCATTGGGTGGCGCATCGGGCGGGTTTACCTCGGGGCGTAAGGAAATTATTGATATGCTACGCCAACGTTCGCGCCCTTACCTGTTTTCAAATACCCTTGCCCCTGCTATTACAGGCGCTTCTATTGCTGTGCTGGATATGCTGAGCGAAACTACCGCCCTGCGCGATAAGCTGGAAAGCAATACCCGGTACTTCCGCCAAAAAATGACCGAAGCCGGTTTTGATATCAAACCGGGTGTGCACCCTATTGTGCCGGTTATGCTGTATGATGCCAAGCTTGCCCAGGAGTTTGCCGCTAAAATGCTGGAAGAGGGTATTTATGTAATCGGGTTTTATTACCCGGTAGTACCACAGGGAAAGGCACGCATCAGGGTACAGATATCGGCGGCACATGACATCCATCATTTAGATAAAGCTATTGCCGCTTTTACTAAAGTAGGTAACGAATTAGCTGTAATTAAATAA
- a CDS encoding DUF5686 family protein yields MTRHILLILITLCAANASAQQYLLSGRITDQKSAVIPFTSVYIRNSTYGTTANEDGIYQFKLAPGNYSVIYRFVGYKEKTIQVTIADHDENLNVQMDDEVYDSTRVAEVYQKNRDAADTIMKQVIKKRNYYVEEAASYSCAVYVKGVQKLLNAPKSLLSPEVRRTLDLDSNGKGILYQSESLSDFSFQRPNKIREVTIANRTAGQNTAFSYNKASDLLVNFYKNVFSVNGLSTRAFVSPVASYALLFYRYKLLGTSMENGHTIHKIQVIPRRPHGQYFQGNIYIVDGEWRIYSADLYVTNKTSNLNLVDTLQIRQQYIPITDSVWMPAAVQYNFKGKVLGFKFGGYYNAIYNNYKINPTFPENYFTGEILKIDTTANSKKEDYWTAVRPVPSTPLEARDFHKKDSVTAYQKTDEYLDTLQHTKNRINYPGYLIFGYSASNRNDKDSLYIYPFIQTFYYNTVEGFGINAKVRYTRTIDDFHSFSIAPAVRYGFSNKLFSANIYSEYRNDPFHNAKFYTGFGSDVLDLNNVGTRSLYFNTLSTLLSENNYVKYYRSQYGQIGYQREVLNGVLLNGSFTYASRSQLYNTAFGHIKNVKDREYTSNNPLAPPGTPADDRSILFPQNQALTFNASATLTFDQQYETRPTGKFNIPSKYPTVMINYRKGIKSAFGSDVDYDFASVDISQYNIRVGLTGFSSFKLTAGGFFNDKSLYYMDYNHFLGNQGLTFDPTYVGSFHFLPFYTYSTNGAFLEAHFQHNFAGSIFNHIPILRKLKLEEIIGANYLTVKNNRNYREFYIGVQRLIFRVDYGISYAGNQKYIQGFRIFYGIR; encoded by the coding sequence ATGACAAGACACATATTATTGATCCTTATTACTTTATGTGCCGCAAATGCATCGGCACAGCAATATTTACTATCAGGCCGTATAACCGATCAAAAAAGCGCTGTTATCCCATTTACGTCGGTATATATCAGAAATTCTACTTATGGAACTACAGCCAATGAAGACGGGATATACCAGTTTAAACTGGCTCCGGGCAACTATAGCGTTATTTACCGTTTTGTTGGTTATAAAGAAAAAACCATACAAGTAACCATTGCCGATCATGATGAAAACCTGAACGTGCAGATGGACGATGAAGTTTATGATTCAACACGGGTGGCCGAGGTGTATCAAAAAAATCGCGACGCAGCCGATACCATCATGAAGCAGGTTATCAAGAAACGCAATTATTATGTAGAAGAAGCTGCGTCATACTCCTGTGCGGTTTATGTAAAGGGTGTACAAAAATTATTAAACGCGCCAAAATCGTTGCTTTCGCCGGAGGTTAGGCGTACGCTTGATCTCGATTCAAACGGTAAAGGCATTTTGTACCAGTCAGAATCATTATCTGACTTTAGCTTTCAGCGGCCCAATAAGATAAGGGAAGTTACTATTGCCAACAGAACAGCTGGACAAAATACGGCCTTTAGCTATAATAAGGCGTCCGATCTGCTGGTGAATTTTTATAAAAATGTGTTCTCAGTAAATGGGTTGAGCACCCGTGCATTTGTTTCGCCGGTTGCATCCTATGCTCTGCTTTTTTACCGGTATAAGCTGTTAGGCACCTCTATGGAAAATGGTCACACCATTCACAAGATACAGGTAATACCACGCCGCCCGCATGGGCAGTACTTCCAGGGAAATATTTATATTGTTGATGGCGAATGGCGAATATATAGCGCCGACCTTTACGTTACCAATAAAACCAGTAACCTTAACCTCGTTGATACCCTGCAAATCCGTCAGCAATATATCCCCATTACCGATAGCGTATGGATGCCAGCCGCAGTGCAGTACAATTTTAAAGGTAAGGTTTTGGGCTTTAAGTTTGGCGGGTATTATAACGCCATTTATAACAACTACAAAATAAACCCAACTTTCCCCGAAAATTATTTTACAGGCGAGATATTAAAGATTGATACTACCGCAAATTCCAAAAAGGAAGACTACTGGACAGCTGTACGCCCCGTGCCTTCTACGCCACTTGAAGCCCGCGACTTCCATAAAAAAGATAGTGTAACAGCATATCAAAAAACCGACGAATACCTGGATACGCTTCAGCATACCAAAAACAGGATCAATTATCCGGGTTATCTCATATTTGGGTATAGCGCCAGTAACCGTAATGACAAAGATTCGCTTTATATATACCCGTTCATCCAAACGTTTTATTACAACACCGTTGAAGGCTTTGGAATTAATGCTAAGGTTAGGTACACGCGCACCATAGATGATTTCCATTCGTTCAGCATAGCGCCGGCGGTACGTTACGGCTTTTCAAATAAACTGTTTAGCGCCAATATATATAGCGAGTACAGGAATGATCCGTTTCATAATGCTAAGTTCTACACGGGTTTTGGCAGTGATGTGCTCGACCTCAACAATGTGGGCACGCGTTCACTTTATTTCAACACACTGAGTACTTTGCTCAGCGAAAACAACTATGTAAAATATTACCGCTCGCAATATGGGCAGATCGGTTATCAGCGTGAGGTGCTTAATGGTGTTTTACTTAATGGTAGCTTTACCTATGCCAGCCGCAGCCAGTTATATAATACCGCGTTCGGGCATATCAAAAATGTAAAAGACCGGGAATATACATCAAACAATCCGCTGGCCCCTCCGGGTACCCCTGCCGATGACCGATCGATTTTATTCCCGCAAAACCAGGCTTTAACATTCAATGCATCGGCCACGCTCACTTTTGATCAACAGTATGAAACCCGGCCTACAGGTAAATTCAATATACCTTCCAAATATCCTACCGTAATGATAAATTACCGCAAGGGCATTAAAAGTGCATTTGGATCTGATGTTGATTATGATTTCGCGTCGGTTGATATTTCGCAATATAACATTCGTGTCGGCTTAACCGGTTTTTCTTCATTTAAACTAACCGCGGGTGGTTTTTTCAATGATAAGAGTCTGTATTATATGGACTATAACCACTTTCTGGGCAACCAGGGTTTAACATTTGACCCTACTTATGTCGGCAGTTTCCATTTTTTACCATTTTATACCTATAGCACAAACGGTGCTTTTCTTGAGGCACATTTCCAGCATAATTTTGCAGGGTCAATTTTTAACCACATCCCAATTCTCAGAAAATTAAAACTGGAAGAGATCATTGGCGCCAATTACCTTACGGTTAAAAACAACCGAAACTATCGCGAATTTTATATAGGCGTGCAGCGCCTCATCTTCAGGGTAGATTATGGTATATCATACGCCGGCAACCAGAAATACATACAAGGCTTCAGGATATTTTATGGTATAAGGTAA